Proteins from one Camelina sativa cultivar DH55 chromosome 8, Cs, whole genome shotgun sequence genomic window:
- the LOC104705488 gene encoding calcium-dependent protein kinase 17-like: MGNCCSHGQDSDDNGDGHALENGXKLLLSRTGLGRAEASVPSKHAPPSPPPATKQGPIGPVLGRPMEDVKSSYSLGKELGRGQFGVTHLCTQKATGQQFACKTIAKRKLVNKEDIEDVRREVQIMHHLTGQPNIVELKGAYEDKHSVHLVMELCAGGELFDRIIAKGHYSEKAAASLLRTIVQIVHTCHSMGVIHRDLKPENFLLLNKDENSPLKATDFGLSVFYKPGEVFKDIVGSAYYIAPEVLKRKYGPEADIWSIGVMLYILLCGVPPFWAESENGIFNAILRGHVDFSSDPWPSISPQAKDLVKKMLNSDPKQRLTAAQVLNHPWIKEDGEAPDVPLDNAVMSRLKQFKAMNNFKKVALRVIAGCLSEEEIMGLKEMFKGMDTDSSGTITLEELRQGLAKQGTRLSEYEVQQLMEAADADGNGTIDYGEFIAATMHINRLDKEEHLYSAFQHFDKDNSGYITMEELEQALREFGMNDGRDIKEIISEVDGDNDGRINYDEFVAMMRKGNPDPIPKKRREMSFK; encoded by the exons ATGGGAAATTGTTGCTCTCACGGACAGGACTCGGACGATAACGGAGATGGACATGCACTGGAAAACGGANGGAAATTGTTGCTCTCACGGACAGGACTCGGCCG CGCGGAAGCTTCTGTACCATCGAAACATGcgcctccttctcctcctcctgcAACCAAACAAGGTCCTATAGGCCCTGTCTTAGGTCGACCCATGGAAGATGTGAAATCTTCATATTCTCTAGGGAAAGAGCTCGGGCGAGGCCAATTTGGTGTCACCCACCTCTGCACACAGAAGGCAACAGGTCAGCAATTTGCTTGCAAGACGATTGCAAAAAGGAAGCTTGTGAACAAGGAAGACATTGAGGATGTAAGAAGAGAAGTGCAGATCATGCATCACCTGACTGGTCAACCTAATATTGTGGAGCTTAAAGGAGCTTATGAGGATAAGCATTCTGTGCATTTGGTTATGGAGCTTTGCGCAGGTGGAGAGTTGTTCGATAGGATTATTGCTAAAGGACATTACTCGGAGAAAGCAGCTGCTTCGTTGCTAAGAACCATTGTTCAGATTGTGCATACTTGCCATTCCATGGGGGTTATTCACAGGGATTTAAAGCCAGAGAACTTTCTGTTACTCAACAAAGATGAAAATTCTCCTCTCAAAGCCACGGACTTTGGGCTGTCGGTTTTCTACAAGCCAG GAGAGGTGTTCAAGGATATTGTGGGGAGTGCTTATTACATTGCACCTGAGGTTTTGAAAAGGAAGTATGGACCAGAAGCCGATATTTGGAGTATTGGTGTCATGTTGTATATCCTCTTGTGTGGTGTTCCACCATTCTGGGCTG AGTCGGAGAATGGGATATTCAACGCCATCCTAAGGGGACATGTTGATTTCTCAAGCGATCCATGGCCATCTATCTCGCCTCAGGCGAAGGATCTTGTTAAGAAGATGCTCAACTCTGATCCCAAGCAAAGACTAACAGCTGCCCAAGTTCTAA ACCATCCATGGATCAAGGAGGATGGAGAGGCACCAGATGTTCCTCTTGACAATGCGGTGATGTCCAGGCTCAAGCAGTTCAAAGCAATGAACAATTTCAAGAAAGTTGCATTACGG GTGATAGCAGGGTGCTTATCAGAGGAAGAGATCATGGGGTTAAAGGAGATGTTTAAAGGTATGGACACTGATAGCAGTGGAACAATAACACTCGAGGAGCTAAGACAGGGACTAGCTAAACAAGGTACAAGGTTGTCAGAATACGAAGTCCAGCAGCTAATGGAAGCT GCTGATGCTGATGGTAATGGAACAATAGACTATGGTGAATTCATCGCAGCCACAATGCACATTAACAGACTTGACAAAGAAGAACATCTTTACTCAGCCTTCCAACACTTTGACAAAGACAACAGTGG ATATATCACAATGGAAGAGCTAGAGCAAGCCTTACGGGAGTTTGGCATGAATGATGGCAGAGACATTAAGGAGATAATTTCTGAGGTTGATGGAGACAAT GATGGTCGGATAAACTATGATGAATTTGTGGCAATGATGAGAAAAGGA